From a region of the Candidatus Zymogenaceae bacterium genome:
- a CDS encoding ferritin family protein, with translation MSDIFNAREIMEIAVRVEVNGARFYRKAAQYINVPASKELLLALAEMEDAHEETFRSFIREIEGKKTGEDFIDPEGDAARYLGAVAGGYVFPIAEDPSDKLSGKETLSEIIDFAIGLEKDSVVYYLGVKEIVPPALGRERIDKIITEEMHHITLLSDVKRSL, from the coding sequence ATGTCTGATATCTTCAACGCGCGGGAAATAATGGAAATCGCGGTTCGTGTCGAGGTAAACGGTGCACGCTTCTATCGGAAGGCGGCACAATACATCAACGTCCCCGCATCCAAAGAGCTGCTCTTGGCGCTCGCCGAAATGGAAGACGCACATGAAGAGACCTTCCGCTCATTCATCCGGGAGATAGAGGGAAAAAAGACGGGTGAAGATTTCATCGACCCGGAGGGAGACGCCGCCAGGTATCTCGGCGCCGTCGCAGGGGGGTACGTATTCCCGATCGCGGAAGATCCGTCCGATAAACTGTCGGGTAAGGAGACGCTTTCCGAGATCATCGATTTCGCCATCGGTCTGGAGAAAGATTCTGTGGTCTATTACCTGGGCGTGAAAGAGATCGTCCCCCCCGCCCTGGGACGGGAGCGGATCGACAAAATCATCACCGAAGAGATGCACCACATCACCCTCCTCTCTGATGTGAAACGGTCGCTGTAA